From Bacillus basilensis, a single genomic window includes:
- the yhaM gene encoding 3'-5' exoribonuclease YhaM, which translates to MKKKIAEYEVGEQVDVFLLIKTATKGLASNGKPFLTVILQDPSGDIEAKLWDVSPEVEKQYVAETIVKVAGDILNYKGRIQLRVKQIRVANENEVTDISDFVEKAPVKKEDMVEKITQYIFEMRNPNIQRLTRHLLNKHQNEFLDYPAATKNHHEFVSGLAYHVVSMLDLAKAIAALYPSLDKDLLYAGVILHDLGKVIELSGPISTTYTLEGNLLGHISIMVNEIGKAADELQIDAEEVLILQHIVLSHHGKAEWGSPKPPLVREAEILHYIDNLDAKMNMMDRALGRTKPGEYTERVFALDNRSFYKPSFHN; encoded by the coding sequence ATGAAAAAGAAAATTGCAGAATATGAAGTTGGTGAACAAGTCGATGTTTTCTTGTTAATTAAAACAGCGACAAAAGGTCTAGCAAGCAATGGGAAGCCGTTTTTAACAGTAATCCTACAAGATCCAAGTGGAGATATTGAAGCGAAGCTATGGGACGTATCACCAGAAGTTGAGAAACAATATGTAGCGGAAACGATCGTTAAAGTAGCTGGAGATATTCTAAACTACAAAGGACGTATTCAATTACGTGTGAAACAAATCCGAGTTGCGAATGAAAATGAAGTAACAGATATCTCGGACTTCGTAGAAAAAGCACCAGTGAAAAAAGAAGATATGGTCGAGAAAATTACGCAATACATATTTGAAATGAGAAACCCGAACATTCAGCGTCTAACAAGACATTTATTAAATAAGCATCAAAACGAATTTTTAGACTATCCAGCAGCGACAAAGAACCATCACGAGTTCGTATCTGGACTAGCTTATCACGTCGTATCGATGCTTGATTTAGCGAAAGCTATTGCGGCTTTATACCCATCGTTAGATAAAGATTTACTATATGCAGGCGTTATTTTACATGACCTTGGTAAAGTAATCGAATTATCTGGCCCAATTTCTACAACATACACGTTAGAAGGAAATTTACTTGGCCACATTTCTATTATGGTGAACGAAATTGGTAAAGCAGCAGACGAGCTACAAATCGATGCAGAAGAAGTATTAATTCTTCAACACATCGTTCTTTCTCACCACGGAAAAGCAGAATGGGGTAGCCCAAAACCGCCATTAGTAAGAGAAGCAGAAATTCTGCATTACATCGATAACTTAGATGCAAAAATGAACATGATGG